A DNA window from Impatiens glandulifera chromosome 7, dImpGla2.1, whole genome shotgun sequence contains the following coding sequences:
- the LOC124946032 gene encoding cadmium-induced protein AS8 isoform X2, which produces MIIKGLCGRYERWNPVHPTSGAFWGMGIGIGCGVGWGPGFGPDVIGYVGAGCGVGFSVGLTLAGFGIGLPASYVYGIPHNVFKLTRRGAIELGGYKGIDEKVPNFRHFEKGVNVLDLKEAVTSQTKYILDALRNLGAGFSKSS; this is translated from the exons ATGATCATTAAAGGTTTATGCGGAAGATACGAAAGATGGAATCCAGTTCATCCAACAAGCGGAGCTTTCTGGGGAATGGGGATTGGGATCGGTTGTGGAGTTGGTTGGGGTCCTGGTTTTGGTCCTGATGTTATTGGGTATGTTGGAGCTGGCTGTGGTGTTGGTTTTAGTGTTGGCTTAACCCTAGCTGGTTTTGGTATAGGTCTTCCGGCTAGTTATGTATATGGAATTCCTCATAATG TGTTCAAGTTAACAAGAAGAGGTGCTATAGAGCTTGGTGGATATAAAGGCATAGATGAAAAGGTACCTAATTTCAGGCATTTTGAGAAAGGGGTAAATGTTCTTGACTTGAAGGAGGCTGTTACTTCCCAGACTAAATATATTTTGGATGCCTTGAGAAATCTAGGAGCTGGTTTCTCTAAAtcctcataa
- the LOC124946031 gene encoding protein PAM68, chloroplastic, with protein MRTNQCWRAPPSRVAMEAVSFIRVSLFPSSPSLSKHVLITPSIYRAKPIKQIFIQLTPLSATRNSPKGFGPSRRKKPNRKRKPRKDYEDDDEDEEEEEEEEEEEETGEAGIIPEVVTNRMINRIGLSVGIPLFVGILFFPFFYYLKVGLKIDVPTWIPVIVSFIFFGTALLGISYGIVSASWDPLREGSLLGWKEAQSNWPVFWQSLRGGGGGGGRGSKNN; from the coding sequence ATGAGAACCAACCAATGTTGGCGAGCACCACCGAGCAGAGTAGCCATGGAAGCCGTCTCTTTCATCAGAGTTTCCCTCTTCCCTTCTTCTCCATCCTTATCCAAACACGTTCTAATTACTCCATCAATCTACAGGGCAAAACCAATTAAGCAAATCTTTATCCAATTGACACCACTCTCAGCAACTCGTAATTCCCCAAAAGGGTTTGGTCCTTCCCGGCGAAAGAAACCCAATCGGAAAAGGAAACCCAGAAAAGACTATGAAGATgacgatgaagatgaagaagaagaggaggaagaggaagaagaagaagaaacagggGAAGCTGGGATTATTCCGGAGGTGGTGACGAATAGGATGATTAACAGGATTGGATTATCAGTTGGGATTCCTCTATTCGTGGGgatattgttcttccctttctTCTATTACTTGAAAGTAGGGTTGAAGATTGACGTGCCGACTTGGATTCCTGTTATCGTGTCCTTTATCTTCTTTGGAACAGCTCTTTTAGGGATCAGCTATGGAATCGTCTCCGCCAGCTGGGATCCTTTGAGGGAAGGATCCCTTCTTGGTTGGAAAGAGGCTCAGAGTAATTGGCCTGTTTTCTGGCAATCTCTAAGGGGCGGCGGTGGCGGCGGCGGCCGTGGATCGAAGAACAATTAG
- the LOC124946032 gene encoding cadmium-induced protein AS8 isoform X1: MVVMIIKGLCGRYERWNPVHPTSGAFWGMGIGIGCGVGWGPGFGPDVIGYVGAGCGVGFSVGLTLAGFGIGLPASYVYGIPHNVFKLTRRGAIELGGYKGIDEKVPNFRHFEKGVNVLDLKEAVTSQTKYILDALRNLGAGFSKSS; the protein is encoded by the exons ATG GTTGTAATGATCATTAAAGGTTTATGCGGAAGATACGAAAGATGGAATCCAGTTCATCCAACAAGCGGAGCTTTCTGGGGAATGGGGATTGGGATCGGTTGTGGAGTTGGTTGGGGTCCTGGTTTTGGTCCTGATGTTATTGGGTATGTTGGAGCTGGCTGTGGTGTTGGTTTTAGTGTTGGCTTAACCCTAGCTGGTTTTGGTATAGGTCTTCCGGCTAGTTATGTATATGGAATTCCTCATAATG TGTTCAAGTTAACAAGAAGAGGTGCTATAGAGCTTGGTGGATATAAAGGCATAGATGAAAAGGTACCTAATTTCAGGCATTTTGAGAAAGGGGTAAATGTTCTTGACTTGAAGGAGGCTGTTACTTCCCAGACTAAATATATTTTGGATGCCTTGAGAAATCTAGGAGCTGGTTTCTCTAAAtcctcataa